From the Paenibacillus sp. FSL H8-0548 genome, one window contains:
- a CDS encoding TIGR01212 family radical SAM protein (This family includes YhcC from E. coli K-12, an uncharacterized radical SAM protein.) — protein sequence MIELNTSQPMLWSDKRFHTWNYEMREQFGRKVFKVTLDAGFTCPNRDGSIAKGGCTFCSARGSGDFAGSRRDDLVTQFNKIRDRQHQKWPDAQYIGYFQAYTNTYAPVEELREYYEVILQQPGVVGLSIATRPDCLPDDVVDYLAELNERTYLWVEMGLQTVHESTSELINRAHDTACYEDAVRRLRERGIRVCAHIIYGLPQETHEMMLGTGRAVAKMDVQGIKIHLLHLMRKTPMVRQYEAGLLQFLEQDEYVNLIVDTLEFLPPKMIVHRLTGDAPRDLLIGPMWSLRKWEVLNAFDDELKRRNTWQGKLWQPEA from the coding sequence ATGATTGAATTAAACACGTCGCAGCCCATGCTTTGGAGCGATAAACGATTTCATACATGGAATTACGAAATGAGAGAGCAGTTTGGCCGCAAAGTATTCAAAGTGACGCTCGACGCAGGCTTTACTTGCCCTAATCGCGATGGCTCGATCGCCAAGGGCGGCTGTACATTTTGCAGCGCCCGCGGTTCTGGTGATTTTGCTGGCAGCAGACGGGATGATCTCGTTACGCAGTTCAACAAGATACGTGATCGCCAGCATCAGAAATGGCCCGACGCGCAGTATATCGGCTACTTTCAGGCTTATACCAATACGTATGCTCCCGTCGAGGAGCTTCGCGAATATTATGAGGTAATTTTGCAGCAGCCCGGTGTTGTCGGCTTGTCGATCGCTACTCGGCCTGATTGCTTGCCTGATGATGTAGTCGATTATTTGGCTGAGCTGAATGAGCGAACCTATCTATGGGTTGAGATGGGCCTTCAGACCGTGCACGAATCAACCTCCGAATTAATTAACCGAGCACATGATACCGCCTGCTATGAAGATGCTGTTCGCCGTTTGCGCGAGCGCGGCATTCGCGTATGTGCGCACATCATTTACGGACTTCCGCAGGAAACGCATGAAATGATGCTAGGTACAGGTCGCGCTGTCGCTAAAATGGACGTACAAGGCATCAAAATCCATCTGCTTCATCTCATGCGCAAAACACCAATGGTGCGTCAATATGAAGCTGGACTGCTGCAATTCCTTGAACAGGATGAGTATGTAAATCTAATTGTCGACACCCTGGAATTTTTACCGCCCAAAATGATCGTCCACCGGCTTACTGGCGACGCACCACGCGATCTGCTGATCGGGCCTATGTGGAGCCTGAGGAAATGGGAAGTGCTCAACGCCTTCGATGACGAGCTTAAACGTCGCAACACCTGGCAAGGCAAGCTTTGGCAGCCAGAGGCATAG
- a CDS encoding stalk domain-containing protein gives MKTKIMKSMFTSLLAAGLLLAPLQGLGNSTVAAASAANTAVASSAQQLQVIVDGKKLSLSAAAYAEKGVTFVPMRDIFTALGASVTWESKTETIIGRKGNQTISLKVGSKQAVINGKTVKLDAAAVVRGGVTFVPVRFISEALNANVKWDSAVNAVRITSVEAAQQLEYDAWLKEQANRPTYSSKEIVDKYDRSIVLIMTNRAQGSGIVIGDNLILTNYHVIADAASATAHTISGNVLNIAGVVSFDEDADLAIIKTQTATNLPAIELGYGFSSYKGSRVIAIGSPLGLQNTVSDGLISNITYEDSIRYIQTSAPIDHGSSGGALFNEYGDLVGITTLGYPNTNADLNFAVSVIHAASLSSEVTNEAIAAAKFLPSSLPDTLVGAPLSDIEQLLKDEYSALSTTEGTAEFTKWEAKRDSSGWLVLTADIDPLFYMYYGPATAQELRMWAINLGYEFHALLPEDKVQVVISFQRDYGFEPRGFAAGEVTNLGNEKWRVRYPVIDMQLKNELLIKVRTQ, from the coding sequence GTGAAAACAAAAATAATGAAGTCTATGTTTACTTCGTTGCTTGCAGCTGGCTTATTGCTTGCTCCATTGCAAGGACTTGGCAACAGTACTGTTGCTGCAGCGAGTGCTGCAAACACGGCGGTTGCGTCCTCTGCTCAGCAATTACAAGTAATCGTTGATGGCAAGAAGCTTTCACTCTCCGCAGCGGCTTATGCAGAGAAAGGAGTTACCTTTGTTCCAATGCGTGATATTTTCACTGCTTTAGGAGCTTCTGTAACTTGGGAGAGTAAGACGGAAACGATAATCGGTCGTAAAGGAAATCAAACAATTTCTCTTAAAGTAGGCAGCAAACAAGCGGTTATCAATGGAAAAACAGTTAAGCTTGATGCGGCAGCCGTCGTACGTGGCGGGGTAACCTTTGTTCCTGTTCGCTTTATTTCCGAAGCGTTGAATGCGAATGTGAAATGGGACAGCGCCGTAAATGCAGTGAGAATCACTTCTGTAGAAGCTGCGCAACAGTTGGAGTATGATGCGTGGCTGAAGGAGCAGGCGAATCGGCCTACGTATTCGAGCAAAGAAATCGTTGATAAATATGATCGAAGCATCGTCCTTATTATGACGAATCGTGCACAGGGCAGTGGCATTGTTATTGGTGATAATCTGATTCTTACAAATTATCATGTCATTGCGGATGCAGCGTCGGCAACTGCACATACGATTAGCGGCAATGTGTTGAATATAGCTGGGGTTGTTAGCTTTGATGAGGATGCTGATTTGGCTATTATCAAAACTCAAACAGCAACCAATCTGCCTGCGATTGAGCTGGGCTATGGCTTTAGTTCCTATAAAGGCAGTAGAGTTATCGCAATTGGAAGTCCGTTAGGGCTGCAAAATACGGTATCAGATGGTCTAATCAGCAATATTACTTATGAGGATAGTATTCGGTATATCCAGACGAGCGCGCCTATTGATCACGGCAGCTCCGGAGGCGCCTTGTTTAACGAGTACGGTGATCTAGTAGGGATAACAACACTAGGCTACCCGAATACGAATGCGGATCTGAATTTTGCGGTATCCGTTATTCATGCAGCAAGTCTGAGCAGCGAAGTGACGAATGAAGCTATAGCTGCGGCAAAATTTTTGCCGTCGAGTCTTCCAGACACGCTGGTTGGCGCTCCATTGTCTGATATTGAGCAGTTGCTTAAGGATGAATATTCCGCTTTGTCGACAACAGAGGGGACGGCTGAATTCACTAAATGGGAAGCGAAGCGTGATTCCTCGGGATGGCTTGTTCTGACAGCTGATATTGACCCGTTGTTCTATATGTATTATGGTCCTGCGACAGCACAGGAGCTTCGGATGTGGGCAATTAACTTAGGGTATGAGTTCCACGCTCTACTGCCAGAGGATAAAGTTCAGGTTGTTATTTCGTTCCAGCGCGACTACGGATTTGAGCCGCGCGGCTTTGCAGCAGGCGAGGTTACGAACCTGGGCAATGAAAAATGGCGCGTTCGTTATCCGGTTATTGATATGCAGCTTAAGAACGAGCTGTTAATTAAGGTGAGAACACAATAG
- a CDS encoding B12-binding domain-containing radical SAM protein produces the protein MKVVLSTLNAKFIHTSLALRCLKAFSGDRFDIDIAEYTIKDPVMNIVSDIFSRKPDVVGFSCYIWNIEETITVINMLRKIMPEIKIILGGPEVSYDMDYWMDRIQEVDFIVVGEGEETFHHLLTEIEGDHKYHMVFGVTYRKQREDRVEVLINPPRPKLNLNELPSPHRFEEDIPHLGSRVVYFETSRGCPFSCQFCLSSIEVGVRYYDIEKTKADILYLIDKGAKLIKFVDRTFNIKRDYALEIFEFLIKNHQGCVFQFEITADIMRPEVLDYLAENAPAGIFRFEIGVQSTNDPTNEAVQRRQNWMKLVRTVMKVKNSQKIDQHLDLIAGLPLENYDTFRGTFNDVFELRPEELQLGFLKMLRGTGLRREADKWGYIYMDRSPYEMLGNDLMPFGDIVRIKRVEDVLEKYWNAHRMDHTLLYLVDRVFTSPFDFFQAFGDFWERSGWQKIGHQLEDLYSRLWAFLESLPLSGEKSIGSLPLVQEESDKTAASLDVVLAVAGSRLDFDVVLGLMKYDYFLNHNYKPRKTWWSSKMDKPIWSGWLRHLADKPAEVSAEFAALGFGEKELHKHAVIERLPFDLATFLATGEVVRERHTLLVVLYALEAGNSKPKPRPFTLSIEVGSEVLQS, from the coding sequence ATGAAGGTTGTACTGTCTACATTAAATGCAAAGTTTATACACACTTCGCTTGCGCTGCGCTGCTTGAAGGCGTTTAGCGGCGACCGATTTGATATTGATATTGCGGAGTATACAATTAAGGACCCCGTCATGAATATCGTTTCGGATATTTTTTCGCGGAAGCCGGACGTAGTAGGGTTCTCCTGCTACATTTGGAACATCGAGGAAACGATTACGGTTATTAATATGCTGCGCAAAATCATGCCTGAAATTAAAATTATTCTTGGCGGTCCAGAAGTCAGCTATGATATGGACTATTGGATGGATCGCATACAAGAGGTTGATTTTATTGTGGTAGGGGAAGGCGAAGAGACCTTCCACCATTTGCTTACGGAAATTGAAGGAGATCACAAATACCATATGGTATTTGGGGTCACCTATCGGAAGCAGCGCGAGGATCGTGTGGAGGTGCTGATCAATCCCCCACGTCCGAAGCTGAATTTGAATGAGCTGCCATCGCCGCATCGCTTTGAAGAGGATATTCCTCACTTGGGCAGTCGAGTCGTCTATTTCGAAACGAGCCGAGGATGTCCGTTTAGCTGTCAGTTTTGTTTATCGAGCATCGAGGTCGGCGTCCGCTACTATGATATCGAGAAGACGAAGGCGGATATCTTGTATCTGATTGATAAAGGTGCGAAGCTGATTAAGTTCGTCGATCGAACTTTCAACATTAAACGTGACTACGCGCTTGAAATTTTTGAGTTTTTGATCAAGAATCATCAAGGCTGCGTCTTTCAATTTGAGATTACAGCAGATATTATGCGTCCAGAGGTGCTTGATTATTTGGCAGAGAACGCTCCTGCAGGCATCTTCCGTTTTGAAATTGGCGTCCAGTCCACGAATGATCCAACGAATGAAGCGGTGCAGCGACGTCAAAATTGGATGAAGCTGGTGCGCACCGTTATGAAGGTGAAAAACTCTCAAAAAATCGATCAGCATCTCGATTTGATTGCTGGATTACCTCTGGAGAACTATGATACGTTCCGCGGAACGTTTAACGATGTGTTCGAGCTTCGTCCCGAGGAGCTGCAGCTGGGCTTTCTCAAAATGTTGAGAGGCACTGGCCTTCGCCGTGAAGCGGACAAATGGGGCTATATTTATATGGATCGATCACCCTACGAGATGCTGGGCAATGATCTCATGCCATTTGGAGATATTGTACGCATTAAACGGGTAGAGGACGTTCTGGAGAAATATTGGAATGCTCACCGAATGGACCATACGCTGCTTTATTTGGTAGATCGGGTGTTCACGTCGCCATTTGATTTCTTTCAAGCATTCGGGGATTTCTGGGAGCGCAGCGGATGGCAGAAGATCGGCCATCAGCTTGAGGATCTGTACTCTCGTCTCTGGGCTTTTCTGGAGTCGCTGCCGTTGTCAGGAGAAAAGTCGATCGGTTCCTTGCCTTTGGTGCAGGAGGAGTCGGACAAAACAGCTGCCTCACTTGATGTAGTGTTAGCTGTAGCTGGTTCTCGCTTAGATTTCGATGTCGTGCTTGGGCTTATGAAATATGATTACTTTCTTAATCATAATTACAAGCCGCGTAAAACATGGTGGTCATCTAAGATGGACAAGCCGATCTGGAGCGGATGGCTCCGCCACTTAGCGGATAAGCCAGCCGAGGTATCAGCGGAATTCGCAGCACTCGGCTTCGGTGAGAAGGAGCTGCATAAGCATGCCGTTATTGAGAGGCTGCCCTTCGATCTCGCAACGTTCCTCGCAACCGGCGAGGTGGTGAGAGAGCGTCATACGCTGCTTGTCGTATTGTATGCATTGGAGGCAGGGAACTCGAAGCCGAAACCTCGTCCGTTCACGCTATCGATCGAAGTGGGCAGCGAAGTGCTTCAAAGCTAG
- a CDS encoding phosphatase PAP2 family protein — protein MERMLDWLKISEQKMLIWANRRPAGGKKHGLLGKWLNTVTHMGGATFTLATALIYALLAPAPWSLTGWQCLTAVIISHLPVAIVKKKFKRLRPYQALPDVNTGHKPLVDPSFPSGHTTAIFAWLVPILLTSGVWFTVMLPIVLIIGVSVGWSRLYLGLHYPSDVAAGALIGTVTALAVNYSWVSSAVGLH, from the coding sequence ATGGAACGAATGTTGGATTGGCTGAAAATAAGTGAGCAAAAAATGCTGATTTGGGCAAATCGAAGACCTGCTGGAGGAAAAAAACACGGACTTCTGGGCAAATGGTTAAACACAGTTACACATATGGGCGGTGCCACCTTTACGCTTGCGACCGCTTTGATATATGCATTATTAGCACCTGCGCCATGGAGCCTTACCGGCTGGCAATGCTTGACTGCGGTCATTATCAGCCATCTGCCGGTTGCCATTGTCAAAAAAAAATTCAAGCGGCTTCGACCGTATCAGGCGCTGCCTGATGTGAATACGGGTCATAAGCCGCTTGTAGATCCATCTTTTCCGTCCGGTCATACGACAGCGATTTTCGCTTGGCTTGTCCCAATCTTGCTTACAAGCGGCGTATGGTTCACTGTAATGCTGCCAATAGTGCTAATCATCGGAGTTTCGGTTGGCTGGTCGAGGTTGTACTTGGGCCTGCATTATCCGTCAGATGTTGCGGCAGGCGCTTTGATCGGAACAGTGACCGCTCTCGCGGTCAACTATTCATGGGTTAGTTCGGCAGTAGGACTTCATTAG
- a CDS encoding DUF1904 family protein, with the protein MPHLLFRGVPAEKLQTVTNPLAMELAALCECGTDNFTMSCLHTTSVFGSESEEAAFAFIEVGWFERGQQVRNRFAQAVTKYVAQLGLSEIEIVFHAYREDSYYINGEPVAE; encoded by the coding sequence GTGCCACATCTCTTATTTCGCGGAGTACCCGCCGAGAAGCTGCAAACCGTAACTAACCCGCTTGCTATGGAGCTTGCCGCCTTATGCGAATGCGGTACTGACAACTTTACAATGTCCTGCCTCCATACGACCAGCGTCTTCGGCAGCGAGTCGGAAGAGGCTGCATTCGCCTTCATCGAGGTTGGCTGGTTCGAGCGAGGTCAACAGGTACGAAATCGCTTCGCACAGGCTGTCACTAAATATGTAGCTCAATTAGGGTTATCCGAAATCGAAATCGTATTTCATGCCTATCGCGAGGACAGCTATTATATTAATGGCGAGCCAGTAGCGGAGTAA
- a CDS encoding RluA family pseudouridine synthase — MHRGKKRGAPQSQADKSKSYPVTEPMELLPFLIKNISGAGRNVVKSILAHGQVSVGGKSTTAYNYPLQPGQTVIVGKERPQEKLPFEGLSILFEDEHIVVIKKDAGLLSISSDAAPENEITAYRQLMAHVRLENTKNRIFVVHRLDRDTSGVMMFAKSEAIQQQLQNSWQDTVQERIYVALVEGSVKKEQGTISSWLKESKTLKMYSSSYPNDGLHAITHYKVLRTSKAFSLLEVNLETGRKNQIRVHMEDIGHPVVGDKKYGARTRIIGRLGLHARVLAFTHPITGKLVRFETDIPKLFLKPFHSNE, encoded by the coding sequence ATGCATAGGGGGAAAAAGCGCGGAGCTCCTCAATCACAAGCAGATAAGAGCAAGTCCTATCCGGTTACCGAGCCAATGGAGCTGCTTCCATTTCTCATAAAAAATATTTCAGGCGCAGGACGCAATGTCGTAAAATCGATACTCGCGCATGGTCAGGTTTCCGTCGGCGGAAAATCAACGACAGCCTACAACTATCCGCTTCAGCCCGGTCAGACGGTTATCGTCGGCAAAGAACGACCGCAGGAAAAGCTTCCTTTTGAAGGGCTTTCGATCCTGTTCGAGGACGAGCATATTGTTGTCATTAAGAAGGATGCCGGCCTATTATCCATTTCCTCAGACGCTGCACCGGAAAATGAAATTACTGCGTATCGTCAGCTCATGGCGCATGTAAGACTTGAAAATACGAAAAACCGGATTTTTGTCGTGCATCGGCTCGATCGCGACACCTCGGGGGTAATGATGTTCGCTAAGAGCGAGGCAATTCAGCAGCAGCTGCAAAACAGCTGGCAGGATACCGTACAAGAGCGAATCTACGTCGCGCTCGTTGAAGGCAGCGTCAAGAAAGAGCAGGGAACGATTAGCTCCTGGCTCAAGGAAAGCAAGACGCTCAAAATGTACTCCAGTTCCTATCCGAACGATGGTCTGCATGCGATCACGCATTATAAGGTGCTCCGCACAAGCAAAGCTTTCTCCCTGCTGGAGGTTAATCTTGAAACGGGCCGCAAAAACCAAATTCGCGTTCATATGGAGGATATTGGGCACCCCGTTGTCGGCGACAAAAAATACGGTGCTCGCACTCGAATCATTGGCAGACTGGGCTTGCACGCTCGCGTTCTCGCCTTCACACATCCGATTACAGGCAAGCTGGTCCGTTTTGAAACCGATATTCCGAAGCTGTTTCTGAAGCCGTTCCATTCAAACGAATAA
- the trmB gene encoding tRNA (guanosine(46)-N7)-methyltransferase TrmB codes for MRLRGRKGIRESLEGQPELVVLDAAPHKGKWHEFFGNDHPIYVELGMGKGRFISQMSARYPHINFIGVDMYDELLRRASEKARIIWEQKGESHPPNLALLRANIENIETMFAPGELERVHLNFSDPWPKSKHARRRLTHPRLVAKYIELLNERGEIHFKTDSQSLFEFSLNSFAEMELVMRNISLHLHKEGPREDLVFTEYEMKFMEKGQNIYRVEAVIGTEALMKHREAKQERLIKEEAEAVETESNDSEEEDN; via the coding sequence ATGCGTTTAAGAGGAAGAAAAGGGATACGTGAAAGCTTAGAGGGACAACCAGAGCTAGTCGTGCTGGATGCTGCCCCACACAAAGGAAAATGGCATGAATTTTTTGGCAACGACCACCCGATCTATGTAGAGCTTGGTATGGGCAAAGGGCGCTTCATTAGTCAAATGAGCGCGCGGTATCCGCATATTAACTTTATTGGTGTGGATATGTACGATGAGCTGCTTCGCCGCGCAAGCGAGAAAGCACGAATCATTTGGGAGCAAAAAGGGGAGTCACATCCGCCGAATCTTGCCCTGCTTCGGGCCAATATTGAAAATATTGAGACGATGTTTGCACCGGGAGAGCTTGAGCGGGTTCATCTGAATTTTAGCGATCCATGGCCAAAAAGCAAGCATGCTCGCCGCAGACTCACGCATCCGAGGCTCGTTGCCAAATATATCGAGCTGCTGAATGAGCGTGGAGAGATTCATTTTAAAACCGATTCGCAATCGTTGTTTGAGTTTTCATTGAACAGCTTTGCGGAGATGGAGCTTGTCATGCGCAATATTTCGCTTCATTTACACAAAGAAGGTCCCCGGGAGGACCTTGTGTTCACAGAATATGAGATGAAGTTTATGGAAAAAGGACAAAATATTTATCGAGTTGAAGCGGTTATCGGTACGGAAGCTTTGATGAAGCATCGTGAAGCGAAGCAGGAAAGACTGATTAAGGAAGAGGCTGAAGCAGTAGAAACGGAATCGAATGATTCCGAAGAAGAGGACAACTAA
- a CDS encoding class I SAM-dependent methyltransferase has translation MGFLSMLSMAHKWVSERTSPGDIVIDATAGGGVDTLALAKLVGPSGIVYAFDIQQEALDRTQERLSSLAKEHLPKLQLLLENHSEMAKAVDPAVLGHVSAIMFNLGYLPGSSDLTIITEPVTTLAALNAALSLLRPGGIITAVLYPGHPGGAEEAASVESWAAQLPQGAAQTVIYRQTQRIAAPYLIAVEKR, from the coding sequence ATGGGCTTCCTATCCATGCTCAGCATGGCCCACAAATGGGTTAGCGAGCGTACCTCGCCTGGTGATATCGTCATTGACGCAACTGCTGGAGGAGGCGTTGATACATTGGCACTTGCGAAGCTGGTCGGTCCGAGTGGCATTGTGTATGCTTTCGATATCCAACAGGAAGCGCTCGATCGAACACAAGAGCGTCTCTCCTCCCTCGCCAAGGAGCATCTGCCTAAGCTGCAGCTTCTGTTAGAGAATCACTCTGAAATGGCGAAGGCGGTTGATCCGGCTGTCTTAGGCCATGTATCAGCGATTATGTTCAATCTCGGATATTTGCCGGGAAGCAGCGATCTGACCATTATAACGGAGCCTGTCACAACGCTTGCAGCGCTAAACGCAGCTCTTTCTCTGCTCCGGCCAGGCGGCATTATAACAGCTGTGTTGTATCCGGGGCATCCGGGAGGCGCAGAGGAAGCTGCTTCCGTTGAGAGCTGGGCAGCACAGCTGCCTCAAGGAGCAGCGCAAACGGTCATTTACCGTCAGACTCAGCGGATCGCAGCTCCTTATCTTATCGCTGTGGAGAAGCGCTGA
- a CDS encoding type I phosphomannose isomerase catalytic subunit produces MTIKPYPLQFKPEMKERIWGGRALEGFGLDLPEGSIGEGWMIGDHPNGTTKVMNGELTGVGLDEIRETYGPIWFGTKGFSEKNGRFPLLIKLLDCNDDLSIQVHPTDVYEGLPAGELGKTEMWYILDAKPDAKIIYGLKDGIDRAAMESAIAEGHIMDTLQEVSVEAGDAFYIPAGTVHALCSGVVVAEIQQNSDTTYRLHDYDRPGLDGQLRELHIEDSLNVIAYEGAGAQRMKTDNAVAGEWLTIATSPYFIVEKGIVAAPWQLSTSLESFVILVVAAGEGQLKWNDGEQSIKAGECFLLPASLGEYELSGSLTVLRSVVPA; encoded by the coding sequence GTGACTATAAAACCTTATCCATTACAGTTCAAGCCAGAAATGAAAGAGCGAATTTGGGGAGGCCGTGCGCTAGAAGGCTTCGGTCTTGATCTGCCTGAAGGCTCCATAGGCGAAGGCTGGATGATTGGCGACCACCCGAATGGTACGACGAAAGTAATGAACGGCGAGCTTACAGGTGTCGGCCTCGACGAAATTCGTGAAACGTACGGACCCATCTGGTTCGGTACAAAAGGTTTTTCTGAGAAAAACGGACGTTTCCCGCTTCTCATTAAATTGCTGGATTGCAACGATGACCTATCTATTCAAGTACATCCTACTGACGTTTACGAAGGCTTGCCTGCCGGTGAGCTTGGCAAAACAGAAATGTGGTACATTCTTGATGCGAAGCCAGACGCCAAAATCATTTATGGACTGAAGGACGGCATCGACCGCGCCGCTATGGAATCTGCTATAGCTGAGGGCCACATTATGGATACGCTACAGGAGGTATCTGTTGAGGCTGGAGATGCATTTTATATACCGGCGGGAACTGTTCACGCACTATGCTCTGGCGTCGTTGTCGCTGAAATCCAGCAGAACTCCGATACCACGTATCGCCTGCATGATTACGATCGTCCTGGCCTTGACGGTCAGCTGCGCGAGCTTCATATCGAGGATTCGCTGAATGTTATCGCCTATGAAGGCGCTGGCGCTCAGCGGATGAAAACCGATAACGCAGTCGCTGGCGAGTGGCTCACCATCGCTACATCCCCTTATTTTATCGTTGAAAAAGGAATCGTAGCCGCTCCTTGGCAGCTATCCACCTCGCTCGAGAGCTTCGTTATTCTCGTCGTTGCAGCAGGTGAAGGCCAGTTGAAATGGAACGATGGCGAACAGTCCATCAAAGCCGGCGAATGCTTCCTGCTCCCTGCCAGCTTAGGTGAGTATGAGCTCTCAGGCAGCCTGACAGTGCTTCGCAGCGTCGTTCCTGCATAA